The following are encoded in a window of Gossypium raimondii isolate GPD5lz chromosome 13, ASM2569854v1, whole genome shotgun sequence genomic DNA:
- the LOC105783136 gene encoding GDT1-like protein 4 isoform X4, translating into MTSIVQGFSKSLAMTVLSEIGDKTFFAAAILAMRHPRKLVLLGCLAALIVMTILSAVVGWAAPNLISRKWTHHITTLLFFGFGLWSLWDAFMENGEAEELAEVEAKLDADWKANPGTFKGGNKADDDSKKERRPFLTQFFSPIFLKAFSITFFGEWGDKSQLATIGLAADENPFGVVLGGILLHSRVEFFSLFLESNPSSQQSLDDLLMGSL; encoded by the exons ATGACCTCAATTGTGcaa gGCTTTTCCAAGTCTTTGGCCATGACTGTGCTATCGGAGATCGGCGACAAGACGTTCTTCGCTGCCGCG ATCTTGGCAATGCGCCATCCCAGGAAACTTGTCTTGTTAGGATGCCTGGCAGCTTTAATT GTGATGACTATTCTTTCTGCTGTTGTTGGCTGGGCTGCTCCAAATCTT ATCTCTAGGAAATGGACACATCACATTACGACTCTGCTTTTCTTTGGATTTGGCCTGTGGTCTTTATGGGATGCATTTATGGAGAATGG GGAGGCTGAAGAATTGGCTGAAGTTGAAGCAAAACTG GATGCTGACTGGAAGGCAAACCCAGGAACATTCAAGGGGGGCAATAAG GCTGATGATGATTCAAAAAAGGAGAGGCGGCCATTTCTCACACAGTTCTTCTCTCCCATATTTCTGAAG GCATTTTCCATCACATTCTTCGGTGAATGGGGCGACAAGAGCCAG CTTGCTACCATTGGTTTGGCTGCAGATGAGAATCCATTCGGTGTGGTTCTTGGTGGAATTTT GTTGCACTCTCGGGTGGAgttcttttcattgtttttggAATCCAATCCCTCCTCTCAACAGAGTCTTGACGACTTACTAATG GGATCACTGTAG
- the LOC105783136 gene encoding GDT1-like protein 4 isoform X3 — protein sequence MTSIVQGFSKSLAMTVLSEIGDKTFFAAAILAMRHPRKLVLLGCLAALIVMTILSAVVGWAAPNLISRKWTHHITTLLFFGFGLWSLWDAFMENGEAEELAEVEAKLDADWKANPGTFKGGNKADDDSKKERRPFLTQFFSPIFLKAFSITFFGEWGDKSQLATIGLAADENPFGVVLGGILGQAVCTTAAVLGGKSLASQISEKIVALSGGVLFIVFGIQSLLSTES from the exons ATGACCTCAATTGTGcaa gGCTTTTCCAAGTCTTTGGCCATGACTGTGCTATCGGAGATCGGCGACAAGACGTTCTTCGCTGCCGCG ATCTTGGCAATGCGCCATCCCAGGAAACTTGTCTTGTTAGGATGCCTGGCAGCTTTAATT GTGATGACTATTCTTTCTGCTGTTGTTGGCTGGGCTGCTCCAAATCTT ATCTCTAGGAAATGGACACATCACATTACGACTCTGCTTTTCTTTGGATTTGGCCTGTGGTCTTTATGGGATGCATTTATGGAGAATGG GGAGGCTGAAGAATTGGCTGAAGTTGAAGCAAAACTG GATGCTGACTGGAAGGCAAACCCAGGAACATTCAAGGGGGGCAATAAG GCTGATGATGATTCAAAAAAGGAGAGGCGGCCATTTCTCACACAGTTCTTCTCTCCCATATTTCTGAAG GCATTTTCCATCACATTCTTCGGTGAATGGGGCGACAAGAGCCAG CTTGCTACCATTGGTTTGGCTGCAGATGAGAATCCATTCGGTGTGGTTCTTGGTGGAATTTT GGGACAAGCAGTGTGCACCACTGCTGCTGTTCTAGGAGGAAAGAGTCTGGCATCTCAGATATCTGAGAAAATT GTTGCACTCTCGGGTGGAgttcttttcattgtttttggAATCCAATCCCTCCTCTCAACAGAGTCTTGA